A window from Citrus sinensis cultivar Valencia sweet orange chromosome 3, DVS_A1.0, whole genome shotgun sequence encodes these proteins:
- the LOC102624984 gene encoding protein PLASTID MOVEMENT IMPAIRED 1-RELATED 1: MLSKVEGGKKIGDGSSNVKLLDEIEAISKALYLENKSTSSSSISNNRSRSKSTGKFPLPDTKGKFKYNSNEDPSHKDKRSIWNWKPLKAFSSVKNRRFSCCFSLHVHSIEGLPLGFNDISLVVHWKRRDGGLETCPAKVCNGAVEFEEKLTHTCLVYGSRSGPHHSAKYEAKHFLLYASVFEAPELDLGKHRVDLTRLLPLTLEELEEEKSSGKWTTSFKLLGKAKGATMNVSFGYTVIGDNHPSKNNPSDYQVLNMKKNNLTMLKPATKFGPHYGKHTIQHVGSIPGKFNKRSHASSQSVEDIKVLHEVLPISKSELATSVSTLYQKFGEEKLDSSEYNVFTEHVEPLKRDSHFISKSGNDNVENECEESEFSVVDQGIELLLDEQVKLEEDAVKAAADSVAESAEADTSSQVAFEEGNELCQDGQGCSEQVVLDCGAKVDDICSKDSLVKELESALISVSNLEREALGSPDAQENYMGVKMDLTANRLGRSCSLDDVTESVASEFLNMLGIEHSPFGLSSESEAESPRERLLRQFEKDTLTSGCSLFDFGIGDEDQAECGFNAPTSPDLVVLSDELELSSAIQAAEEEHRMATQDAKSKLRATVLEDLEIEALMREWGLDEKAFEGSPHKNSTGFDSPIDMPPGEPLELPPLGEGLGPFLQTKNGGFLRSMNPSNFSNAKNGGSLIMQVSSPVVVPAEMGSGIMEILQGLASVGIEKLSMQANKLMPLEDITGKTMQQVAWEAAPTLEGPESQYILQHESEFGQDISNVQKGFKGRSSGARSSEFSSTSFGNEMGSEYVSLEDLAPLAMDKIEALSIEGLRIQSGMSDEDAPSNISTQSIGQISALQGKAVNITGSLGLEGTAGLQLLDIKDTGDEIDGLMGLSLTLDEWMRLDSGDIYDEDQISERTSKILAAHHATSLDLIRGGSKGERKRGKGSGRKCGLLGNNFTVALMVQLRDPLRNYEPVGAPMLSLIQVERVFVPPKPKIYSTVSELRNNNEEDDESESVVKEVPEEVKEEKISEDEGIPQYRITDIHIAGLKTEPSKKKLWGTKTQQQSGFRWLLANGMGKSNKHPVMKSKAVSKSAATPLTTTVQPGDTFWSISSRIHGTGAKWKELAALNPHIRNPNVIFPNETIRLK; encoded by the exons ATGTTGTCGAAAGTTGAAGGTGGGAAGAAGATAGGCGATGGTTCAAGTAATGTGAAGTTGTTAGATGAAATTGAAGCTATAAGCAAAGCTCTTTatctagaaaataaaagcacgAGTTCGAGTTCTATATCCAATAATCGGTCCAGGTCCAAATCCACTGGAAAATTTCCGTTGCCTGATACCAAAGGAAAGTTCAAATACAATAGTAATGAGGACCCTTCTCACAAGGATAAGAGGTCCATATGGAATTGGAAGCCTTTGAAGGCCTTTTCTAGTGTCAAAAACCGTAGATTTAGCTGTTGTTTCTCACTTCATGTGCATTCTATTGAAGGGTTGCCCCTGGGATTTAATGATATTAGTCTTGTTGTGCACTGGAAGAGGCGGGATGGGGGTTTGGAGACTTGTCCAGCCAAGGTTTGCAATGGAGCTGTTGAATTTGAAGAGAAGTTGACGCACACGTGCTTGGTTTATGGTAGTAGGAGTGGACCCCACCATTCAGCCAAGTATGAGGCCAAGCATTTCTTGCTCTATGCTTCTGTGTTTGAAGCACCAGAACTTGATTTGGGTAAGCATCGGGTTGACCTCACCAGGTTGCTTCCTCTTACATTGGAAGAACTGGAGGAGGAGAAGAGCTCTGGTAAGTGGACTACAAGTTTTAAGTTATTGGGAAAGGCTAAAGGTGCTACGATGAATGTTAGTTTTGGGTATACAGTAATTGGAGATAATCATCCCAGCAAAAATAATCCAAGTGATTACCAGGTGTTGAATATGAAGAAGAACAACTTGACTATGTTGAAGCCAGCTACTAAATTTGGTCCACATTATGGAAAACACACAATACAGCATGTTGGAAGCATTCCTGGTAAGTTTAACAAGCGGTCTCATGCCTCATCTCAATCCGTAGAGGACATAAAAGTTCTTCATGAGGTTTTGCcaatatcaaaatcagaaCTTGCCACTTCGGTGAGTACACTATATCAAAAATTTGGTGAAGAAAAATTGGATTCCTCTGAATATAATGTCTTCACTGAACATGTTGAGCCCCTCAAACGTGATTCTCATTTCATTTCCAAGTCTGGAAATgataatgttgaaaatgaatgCGAAGAGAGTGAGTTTTCTGTGGTTGATCAAGGGATAGAATTGTTATTGGACGAACAAGTGAAGTTAGAGGAAGATGCTGTAAAAGCTGCTGCTGATTCTGTAGCAGAAAGTGCTGAAGCTGACACTTCTTCCCAAGTAGCTTTTGAAGAGGGAAATGAGCTTTGCCAAGATGGACAAGGCTGCAGTGAGCAGGTGGTGCTTGATTGTGGCGCCAAAGTGGATGACATATGCTCCAAAGATTCACTGGTGAAAGAATTAGAGTCAGCTTTGATTAGTGTGTCCAATTTGGAGAGAGAAGCTCTAGGTTCTCCTGATGCCCAAGAGAATTATATGGGAGTAAAAATGGATCTTACAGCAAACAGGTTGGGAAGGTCATGTAGCTTGGATGATGTCACTGAGTCTGTGGCAAGTGAGTTCTTGAACATGCTGGGAATTGAGCATAGTCCATTTGGCTTGAGTTCTGAGAGTGAGGCTGAGTCCCCGAGGGAGCGTTTGTTAAGGCAATTTGAGAAGGATACACTAACTAGTGGCTGTTCTCTATTTGATTTTGGTATAGGTGATGAGGACCAAGCCGAATGTGGCTTCAATGCTCCAACATCTCCTGATTTGGTGGTTTTATCCGATGAGCTTGAACTTTCTTCTGCCATTCAAGCTGCTGAGGAGGAGCATCGGATGGCAACTCAGGATGCAAAGAGCAAACTGAGGGCAACGGTGTTAGAAGATTTGGAGATAGAGGCTTTAATGCGTGAGTGGGGGCTGGATGAGAAGGCTTTTGAGGGTTCTCCACATAAAAACTCTACTGGCTTTGACAGTCCAATTGATATGCCTCCAGGAGAGCCGCTGGAACTGCCTCCGCTTGGAGAAGGGTTGGGTCCATTTCTTCAGACAAAGAATGGAGGATTTTTGCGGTCAATGAATCCTTCAAATTTTAGCAATGCTAAAAACGGTGGAAGCTTGATTATGCAGGTTTCTAGCCCGGTTGTGGTGCCTGCAGAAATGGGGTCTGGTATAATGGAAATACTACAGGGATTAGCATCTGTTGGTATTGAAAAGCTTTCAATGCAAGCGAATAAGTTGATGCCTTTGGAAGATATAACTGGGAAGACAATGCAACAAGTAGCATGGGAAGCTGCACCAACTCTAGAGGGACCTGAGAG TCAGTACATTTTGCAACATGAATCAGAGTTTGGGCAAGACATATCCAATGTGCAAAAGGGATTTAAAGGGAGATCATCTGGAGCCAGATCCAGTGAGTTCAGTTCTACATCATTTGGAAATGAGATGGGCTCGGAATATGTATCCCTAGAAGATCTTGCTCCTTTGGCTATGGATAAGATTGAGGCCCTTTCAATTGAGGGGTTGAGAATACAATCTGGCATGTCGGATGAGGATGCACCTTCAAACATCAGCACACAGTCTATTGGGCAAATTTCAGCTCTTCAGGGCAAGGCGGTTAACATTACTGGGTCCCTTGGTCTGGAGGGAACTGCTGGGTTGCAATTGTTGGATATAAAAGACACTGGTGATGAAATTGATGGATTAATGGGTCTCTCTCTAACTCTTGATGAATGGATGAGGCTAGATTCAGGTGACATTTATGATGAAGATCAAATTAGCGAGCGGACTTCTAAGATCCTTGCAGCACATCATGCTACCTCTTTGGACTTGATTCGTGGGGGGTCAAAGGGGGAGAGAAAGCGGGGAAAAGGATCTGGTAGAAAGTGTGGTTTGTTGGGGAATAACTTCACCGTAGCACTAATGGTGCAACTTCGTGATCCTTTGAGAAACTATGAGCCAGTTGGTGCACCAATGCTTTCCCTTATTCAGGTAGAGAGAGTTTTTGTCCCACCAAAACCCAAAATATATAGCACAGTCTCCGAGCTAAGGAATAacaatgaagaagatgatgagtCAGAGTCAGTGGTGAAAGAGGTACCTGAGGAggtgaaagaagaaaaaatttctgAAGACGAAGGGATTCCACAATACAGAATCACTGACATCCATATTGCGGGTCTGAAGACTGAGCCTAGTAAGAAGAAGCTTTGGGGTACCAAAACTCAACAACAGTCTGGTTTTCGCTGGTTGCTGGCTAATGGAATGGGGAAGAGCAATAAGCATCCAGTAATGAAGTCAAAGGCTGTTTCAAAATCTGCAGCAACCCCTTTGACAACAACAGTGCAACCTGGTGATACTTTTTGGAGTATCTCATCCCGTATTCATGGTACTGGAGCCAAGTGGAAGGAATTGGCAGCACTCAATCCCCACATTCGAAACCCCAATGTAATATTTCCGAATGAAACAATTAGATTGAAGTGA